The following are encoded together in the Lactuca sativa cultivar Salinas chromosome 1, Lsat_Salinas_v11, whole genome shotgun sequence genome:
- the LOC111915724 gene encoding cytochrome P450 71A1 translates to MVSFFITLSALPVFFFLLYKFRSFLSKTLHRLPPGPPGLPIIGNLHQLDTSDLADHLWRLSKLYGPLMSLRLGFIQTLVVSSADMAKEVLKTKDLVFCTRPILTGQKKMSYSNKDVAWSPYSEYWREMRKICIIHLFSTKQVNSFRSVREEEVFAMIDAIKTRISIKKEVNLSETMMILTSNIISRVAFGKRPYVYDDEQHQVRRFQELLLECQALLVNFYYRDYFPLMGWLDNLNGSIPRLEKNFKEMDECYQEIIDEHLNRNRPNKMQEDMVDILLRVKEDSDSYIDLTFDNIKGVLMNIMLGGTETSASGVVWAMTLLMKNPECLKKVQQEVRNAIGNKGKVEECDLYKLNYLKAVIKETLRLYPVAPLLVARESREECVLDGYEIPKKTLVYVNAWAVGRDPKCWERPEEFEPERFMGSSVDYKGMDFELIPFGSGRRGCPGMTMGAVTMELALSNLVYSFDWGLPEGTKEINTLTTPGTVSHKKDELRLVGKVYNHVQGC, encoded by the exons ATGGTGTCATTCTTCATCACACTATCAGCTCTTCCtgtcttcttcttccttctttaCAAATTTAGAAGCTTTCTTTCAAAAACCCTCCACCGTCTACCACCCGGACCTCCCGGACTCCCTATAATCGGAAACCTGCACCAGCTCGATACATCCGACCTTGCAGACCACCTATGGCGTCTCTCAAAACTTTATGGCCCCTTAATGTCCTTGCGCCTTGGTTTTATTCAGACCCTCGTTGTGTCTTCTGCTGACATGGCTAAAGAAGTTTTGAAAACGAAAGATTTGGTTTTTTGCACGAGGCCTATATTGACAGGTCAGAAAAAGATGTCGTACAGCAATAAAGATGTAGCTTGGTCACCATACAGTGAGTACTGGAGAGAAATGAGAAAGATATGTATCATTCATTTGTTTTCTACGAAACAAGTGAACTCGTTTCGTtcggttcgtgaagaagaagttTTCGCCATGATTGATGCTATAAAGACACGAATTTCAATCAAAAAAGAAGTGAATCTGAGTGAGACTATGATGATTCTGACGAGTAATATTATTTCGAGGGTGGCTTTTGGCAAGAGGCCGTATGTTTATGATGACGAACAGCACCAAGTGAGACGATTCCAGGAGCTTTTGTTAGAGTGTCAAGCTTTGCTTGTTAACTTTTATTACAGAGATTATTTTCCTCTGATGGGGTGGCTTGATAATCTTAATGGAAGCATTCCTAGACTCGAAAAGAATTTCAAAGAAATGGATGAGTGCTATCAAGAAATCATTGATGAGCATCTGAATCGAAACAGACCAAACAAAATGCAAGAAGATATGGTTGATATCTTGCTTCGTGTCAAAGAAGACTCAGATTCCTATATCGATCTCACTTTTGATAATATCAAAGGTGTGCTTATG AATATCATGTTAGGGGGAACAGAAACAAGTGCCTCGGGAGTGGTGTGGGCGATGACATTGCTGATGAAGAACCCTGAATGTTTAAAGAAAGTTCAACAAGAAGTGAGGAATGCAATCGGGAACAAAGGGAAAGTAGAGGAATGTGATCTTTATAAGCTCAACTATCTGAAAGCAGTGATAAAAGAGACGCTTAGATTGTACCCAGTTGCACCTCTTTTAGTGGCACGTGAATCGAGAGAAGAATGCGTTTTAGACGGATACGAGATACCAAAGAAGACTCTGGTGTACGTGAACGCTTGGGCAGTGGGGCGAGATCCGAAATGTTGGGAAAGACCCGAAGAGTTTGAGCCAGAGAGGTTTATGGGAAGTAGCGTTGATTACAAAGGAATGGATTTTGAGTTGATTCCATTTGGGTCTGGTCGGAGAGGGTGTCCGGGGATGACGATGGGAGCTGTGACGATGGAGTTGGCTCTGTCGAATCTTGTTTACTCGTTTGACTGGGGGTTACCGGAGGGGACGAAGGAGATTAATACTTTGACAACTCCGGGGACTGTTTCGCATAAAAAGGATGAGCTTCGATTGGTGGGTAAAGTTTACAATCATGTTCAAGGCTGTTGA